In Bactrocera oleae isolate idBacOlea1 chromosome 5, idBacOlea1, whole genome shotgun sequence, a genomic segment contains:
- the wupA gene encoding troponin I isoform X7, which produces MADDEAKKAKQAEIERKRAEVRKRMEEASKAKKAKKGFMTPERKKKLRLLLRKKAAEELKKEQERKAAERRRIIEERCGSPRNLSDASEGELQEICEEYYERMYICEGQKWDLEYEVRKKDWEINDLNAQVNDLRGKFVKPALKKVSKYENKFAKLQKKAAEFNFRNQLKVVKKKEFTLEEEEKEKKPDWSKGKPGDAKVKEEVEVDA; this is translated from the exons ATGGCTGATGATGAG GCAAAGAAGGCTAAACAGGCCGAGATTGAGCGCAAGCGTGCTGAGGTGCGCAAGCGTATGGAAGAAGCTTCCAAGGCTAAGAAGGCCAAGAAAGGTTTCATGACACCAGAAAGGAAGAAGAAACTTAGG TTGTTGCTCCGTAAGAAAGCCGCTGAGGAGTTGAAGAAGGAACAGGAACGCAAAGCCGCTGAACGTAGACGCATCATTGAAGAGCGTTGTGGTAGCCCCAGAAATCTCAGCGACGCCAGCGAAG GCGAATTACAAGagatttgtgaagagtattacgagcgtatgtatatatgcgaaggCCAGAAATGGGATCTGGAATACGAAGTCAGGAAAAAAGACTGGGAG ATCAACGATCTCAATGCCCAAGTCAACGACCTGCGTGGCAAGTT CGTGAAACCAGCCTTGAAGAAGGTctccaaatatgaaaacaaattcGCCAAGCTCCAAAAGAAGGCCGCCGAATTTAACTTCCGTAATCAACTTAAGGTTGTTAAGAAGAAGGAATTCACATTGGAGGAAGAAGAGAAGGAG AAAAAACCCGACTGGTCTAAGGGCAAACCCGGTGATGCTAAGGTAAAGGAGGAAGTTGAAGTCGATGCCTAA
- the wupA gene encoding troponin I isoform X1, with product MADDEKKAAAPAAAAPAPAPAAAPAAAKAAGAAPAAAPAAGAAPAAGAAPAAAAAPAKPAKPLDPKEEAKKAKQAEIERKRAEVRKRMEEASKAKKAKKGFMTPERKKKLRLLLRKKAAEELKKEQERKAAERRRIIEERCGSPRNLSDASEGELQEICEEYYERMYICEGQKWDLEYEVRKKDWEINDLNAQVNDLRGKFVKPALKKVSKYENKFAKLQKKAAEFNFRNQLKVVKKKEFTLEEEEKEKKPDWSKGKPGDAKVKEEVEVDA from the exons ATGGCTGATGATGAG AAGAAAGCAGCGGCACCCGCAGCCGCCGCACCAGCGCCTGCACCGGCAGCAGCACCAGCGGCCGCAAAAGCCGCGGGAGCTGCTCCCGCTGCCGCACCAGCCGCAGGTGCTGCGCCTGCAGCAGGCGCTGCTCCAGCTGCCGCGGCCGCTCCCGCCAAGCCAGCAAAGCCACTCGATCCCAAAGAAGAG GCAAAGAAGGCTAAACAGGCCGAGATTGAGCGCAAGCGTGCTGAGGTGCGCAAGCGTATGGAAGAAGCTTCCAAGGCTAAGAAGGCCAAGAAAGGTTTCATGACACCAGAAAGGAAGAAGAAACTTAGG TTGTTGCTCCGTAAGAAAGCCGCTGAGGAGTTGAAGAAGGAACAGGAACGCAAAGCCGCTGAACGTAGACGCATCATTGAAGAGCGTTGTGGTAGCCCCAGAAATCTCAGCGACGCCAGCGAAG GCGAATTACAAGagatttgtgaagagtattacgagcgtatgtatatatgcgaaggCCAGAAATGGGATCTGGAATACGAAGTCAGGAAAAAAGACTGGGAG ATCAACGATCTCAATGCCCAAGTCAACGACCTGCGTGGCAAGTT CGTGAAACCAGCCTTGAAGAAGGTctccaaatatgaaaacaaattcGCCAAGCTCCAAAAGAAGGCCGCCGAATTTAACTTCCGTAATCAACTTAAGGTTGTTAAGAAGAAGGAATTCACATTGGAGGAAGAAGAGAAGGAG AAAAAACCCGACTGGTCTAAGGGCAAACCCGGTGATGCTAAGGTAAAGGAGGAAGTTGAAGTCGATGCCTAA
- the wupA gene encoding troponin I isoform X6: protein MADDEKKAAAPAAAAPAPAPAAAPAAAKAAGAAPAAAPAAGAAPAAGAAPAAAAAPAKPAKPLDPKEEAKKAKQAEIERKRAEVRKRMEEASKAKKAKKGFMTPERKKKLRLLLRKKAAEELKKEQERKAAERRRIIEERCGSPRNLSDASEGELQEICEEYYERMYICEGQKWDLEYEVRKKDWEINDLNAQVNDLRGKFVKPALKKVSKYENKFAKLQKKAAEFNFRNQLKVVKKKEFTLEEEEKEKKIKDAQLKSTVKK, encoded by the exons ATGGCTGATGATGAG AAGAAAGCAGCGGCACCCGCAGCCGCCGCACCAGCGCCTGCACCGGCAGCAGCACCAGCGGCCGCAAAAGCCGCGGGAGCTGCTCCCGCTGCCGCACCAGCCGCAGGTGCTGCGCCTGCAGCAGGCGCTGCTCCAGCTGCCGCGGCCGCTCCCGCCAAGCCAGCAAAGCCACTCGATCCCAAAGAAGAG GCAAAGAAGGCTAAACAGGCCGAGATTGAGCGCAAGCGTGCTGAGGTGCGCAAGCGTATGGAAGAAGCTTCCAAGGCTAAGAAGGCCAAGAAAGGTTTCATGACACCAGAAAGGAAGAAGAAACTTAGG TTGTTGCTCCGTAAGAAAGCCGCTGAGGAGTTGAAGAAGGAACAGGAACGCAAAGCCGCTGAACGTAGACGCATCATTGAAGAGCGTTGTGGTAGCCCCAGAAATCTCAGCGACGCCAGCGAAG GCGAATTACAAGagatttgtgaagagtattacgagcgtatgtatatatgcgaaggCCAGAAATGGGATCTGGAATACGAAGTCAGGAAAAAAGACTGGGAG ATCAACGATCTCAATGCCCAAGTCAACGACCTGCGTGGCAAGTT CGTGAAACCAGCCTTGAAGAAGGTctccaaatatgaaaacaaattcGCCAAGCTCCAAAAGAAGGCCGCCGAATTTAACTTCCGTAATCAACTTAAGGTTGTTAAGAAGAAGGAATTCACATTGGAGGAAGAAGAGAAGGAG AAAAAGATAAAAGATGCTCAATTAAAATCAACAGTCAAAAAGT AA
- the wupA gene encoding troponin I isoform X5: MADDEKKAAAPAAAAPAPAPAAAPAAAKAAGAAPAAAPAAGAAPAAGAAPAAAAAPAKPAKPLDPKEEAKKAKQAEIERKRAEVRKRMEEASKAKKAKKGFMTPERKKKLRLLLRKKAAEELKKEQERKAAERRRIIEERCGSPRNLSDASEGELQEICEEYYERMYICEGQKWDLEYEVRKKDWEINDLNAQVNDLRGKFVKPALKKVSKYENKFAKLQKKAAEFNFRNQLKVVKKKEFTLEEEEKEKKPDWSKGKPGDAKDHAPETPA, from the exons ATGGCTGATGATGAG AAGAAAGCAGCGGCACCCGCAGCCGCCGCACCAGCGCCTGCACCGGCAGCAGCACCAGCGGCCGCAAAAGCCGCGGGAGCTGCTCCCGCTGCCGCACCAGCCGCAGGTGCTGCGCCTGCAGCAGGCGCTGCTCCAGCTGCCGCGGCCGCTCCCGCCAAGCCAGCAAAGCCACTCGATCCCAAAGAAGAG GCAAAGAAGGCTAAACAGGCCGAGATTGAGCGCAAGCGTGCTGAGGTGCGCAAGCGTATGGAAGAAGCTTCCAAGGCTAAGAAGGCCAAGAAAGGTTTCATGACACCAGAAAGGAAGAAGAAACTTAGG TTGTTGCTCCGTAAGAAAGCCGCTGAGGAGTTGAAGAAGGAACAGGAACGCAAAGCCGCTGAACGTAGACGCATCATTGAAGAGCGTTGTGGTAGCCCCAGAAATCTCAGCGACGCCAGCGAAG GCGAATTACAAGagatttgtgaagagtattacgagcgtatgtatatatgcgaaggCCAGAAATGGGATCTGGAATACGAAGTCAGGAAAAAAGACTGGGAG ATCAACGATCTCAATGCCCAAGTCAACGACCTGCGTGGCAAGTT CGTGAAACCAGCCTTGAAGAAGGTctccaaatatgaaaacaaattcGCCAAGCTCCAAAAGAAGGCCGCCGAATTTAACTTCCGTAATCAACTTAAGGTTGTTAAGAAGAAGGAATTCACATTGGAGGAAGAAGAGAAGGAG AAAAAACCCGACTGGTCTAAGGGCAAACCCGGTGATGCTAAG GACCACGCGCCAGAAACACCAGCATAA
- the wupA gene encoding troponin I isoform X10: MADDEAKKAKQAEIERKRAEVRKRMEEASKAKKAKKGFMTPERKKKLRLLLRKKAAEELKKEQERKAAERRRIIEERCGSPRNLSDASEETLKKVVQDYYAKILKLEDQKYDVEYQVARKELEINDLNAQVNDLRGKFVKPALKKVSKYENKFAKLQKKAAEFNFRNQLKVVKKKEFTLEEEEKEKKPDWSKGKPGDAKVKEEVEVDA; this comes from the exons ATGGCTGATGATGAG GCAAAGAAGGCTAAACAGGCCGAGATTGAGCGCAAGCGTGCTGAGGTGCGCAAGCGTATGGAAGAAGCTTCCAAGGCTAAGAAGGCCAAGAAAGGTTTCATGACACCAGAAAGGAAGAAGAAACTTAGG TTGTTGCTCCGTAAGAAAGCCGCTGAGGAGTTGAAGAAGGAACAGGAACGCAAAGCCGCTGAACGTAGACGCATCATTGAAGAGCGTTGTGGTAGCCCCAGAAATCTCAGCGACGCCAGCGAAG AAACACTTAAAAAAGTTGTACAGGATTATTATGCTAAAATACTCAAATTGGAGGATCAAAAATATGACGTTGAATATCAGGTTGCCCGAAAGGAATTGGAG ATCAACGATCTCAATGCCCAAGTCAACGACCTGCGTGGCAAGTT CGTGAAACCAGCCTTGAAGAAGGTctccaaatatgaaaacaaattcGCCAAGCTCCAAAAGAAGGCCGCCGAATTTAACTTCCGTAATCAACTTAAGGTTGTTAAGAAGAAGGAATTCACATTGGAGGAAGAAGAGAAGGAG AAAAAACCCGACTGGTCTAAGGGCAAACCCGGTGATGCTAAGGTAAAGGAGGAAGTTGAAGTCGATGCCTAA
- the wupA gene encoding troponin I isoform X12 produces the protein MADDEAKKAKQAEIERKRAEVRKRMEEASKAKKAKKGFMTPERKKKLRLLLRKKAAEELKKEQERKAAERRRIIEERCGSPRNLSDASEAELQTICKQYWQRLFNLEGDKFDLEHIEKVKAQEINDLNAQVNDLRGKFVKPALKKVSKYENKFAKLQKKAAEFNFRNQLKVVKKKEFTLEEEEKEKKIKDAQLKSTVKK, from the exons ATGGCTGATGATGAG GCAAAGAAGGCTAAACAGGCCGAGATTGAGCGCAAGCGTGCTGAGGTGCGCAAGCGTATGGAAGAAGCTTCCAAGGCTAAGAAGGCCAAGAAAGGTTTCATGACACCAGAAAGGAAGAAGAAACTTAGG TTGTTGCTCCGTAAGAAAGCCGCTGAGGAGTTGAAGAAGGAACAGGAACGCAAAGCCGCTGAACGTAGACGCATCATTGAAGAGCGTTGTGGTAGCCCCAGAAATCTCAGCGACGCCAGCGAAG CCGAACTacaaacaatttgcaaacaataTTGGCAACGTCTTTTCAATTTGGAGGGGGACAAATTTGATTTAGAGCATATAGAAAAAGTCAAAGCACAAGAG ATCAACGATCTCAATGCCCAAGTCAACGACCTGCGTGGCAAGTT CGTGAAACCAGCCTTGAAGAAGGTctccaaatatgaaaacaaattcGCCAAGCTCCAAAAGAAGGCCGCCGAATTTAACTTCCGTAATCAACTTAAGGTTGTTAAGAAGAAGGAATTCACATTGGAGGAAGAAGAGAAGGAG AAAAAGATAAAAGATGCTCAATTAAAATCAACAGTCAAAAAGT AA
- the wupA gene encoding troponin I isoform X3, producing MADDEKKAAAPAAAAPAPAPAAAPAAAKAAGAAPAAAPAAGAAPAAGAAPAAAAAPAKPAKPLDPKEEAKKAKQAEIERKRAEVRKRMEEASKAKKAKKGFMTPERKKKLRLLLRKKAAEELKKEQERKAAERRRIIEERCGSPRNLSDASEAELQTICKQYWQRLFNLEGDKFDLEHIEKVKAQEINDLNAQVNDLRGKFVKPALKKVSKYENKFAKLQKKAAEFNFRNQLKVVKKKEFTLEEEEKEKKPDWSKGKPGDAKVKEEVEVDA from the exons ATGGCTGATGATGAG AAGAAAGCAGCGGCACCCGCAGCCGCCGCACCAGCGCCTGCACCGGCAGCAGCACCAGCGGCCGCAAAAGCCGCGGGAGCTGCTCCCGCTGCCGCACCAGCCGCAGGTGCTGCGCCTGCAGCAGGCGCTGCTCCAGCTGCCGCGGCCGCTCCCGCCAAGCCAGCAAAGCCACTCGATCCCAAAGAAGAG GCAAAGAAGGCTAAACAGGCCGAGATTGAGCGCAAGCGTGCTGAGGTGCGCAAGCGTATGGAAGAAGCTTCCAAGGCTAAGAAGGCCAAGAAAGGTTTCATGACACCAGAAAGGAAGAAGAAACTTAGG TTGTTGCTCCGTAAGAAAGCCGCTGAGGAGTTGAAGAAGGAACAGGAACGCAAAGCCGCTGAACGTAGACGCATCATTGAAGAGCGTTGTGGTAGCCCCAGAAATCTCAGCGACGCCAGCGAAG CCGAACTacaaacaatttgcaaacaataTTGGCAACGTCTTTTCAATTTGGAGGGGGACAAATTTGATTTAGAGCATATAGAAAAAGTCAAAGCACAAGAG ATCAACGATCTCAATGCCCAAGTCAACGACCTGCGTGGCAAGTT CGTGAAACCAGCCTTGAAGAAGGTctccaaatatgaaaacaaattcGCCAAGCTCCAAAAGAAGGCCGCCGAATTTAACTTCCGTAATCAACTTAAGGTTGTTAAGAAGAAGGAATTCACATTGGAGGAAGAAGAGAAGGAG AAAAAACCCGACTGGTCTAAGGGCAAACCCGGTGATGCTAAGGTAAAGGAGGAAGTTGAAGTCGATGCCTAA
- the wupA gene encoding troponin I isoform X2 — translation MADDEKKAAAPAAAAPAPAPAAAPAAAKAAGAAPAAAPAAGAAPAAGAAPAAAAAPAKPAKPLDPKEEAKKAKQAEIERKRAEVRKRMEEASKAKKAKKGFMTPERKKKLRLLLRKKAAEELKKEQERKAAERRRIIEERCGSPRNLSDASEETLKNLIKQHYDRICKLEDQKYDLEYVVKRKDVEINDLNAQVNDLRGKFVKPALKKVSKYENKFAKLQKKAAEFNFRNQLKVVKKKEFTLEEEEKEKKPDWSKGKPGDAKVKEEVEVDA, via the exons ATGGCTGATGATGAG AAGAAAGCAGCGGCACCCGCAGCCGCCGCACCAGCGCCTGCACCGGCAGCAGCACCAGCGGCCGCAAAAGCCGCGGGAGCTGCTCCCGCTGCCGCACCAGCCGCAGGTGCTGCGCCTGCAGCAGGCGCTGCTCCAGCTGCCGCGGCCGCTCCCGCCAAGCCAGCAAAGCCACTCGATCCCAAAGAAGAG GCAAAGAAGGCTAAACAGGCCGAGATTGAGCGCAAGCGTGCTGAGGTGCGCAAGCGTATGGAAGAAGCTTCCAAGGCTAAGAAGGCCAAGAAAGGTTTCATGACACCAGAAAGGAAGAAGAAACTTAGG TTGTTGCTCCGTAAGAAAGCCGCTGAGGAGTTGAAGAAGGAACAGGAACGCAAAGCCGCTGAACGTAGACGCATCATTGAAGAGCGTTGTGGTAGCCCCAGAAATCTCAGCGACGCCAGCGAAG AAACACTTAAAAATCTTATCAAGCAACACTATGACAGGATTTGTAAATTGGAGGACCAGAAATATGACCTTGAGTATGTTGTTAAACGCAAGGATGTTGAg ATCAACGATCTCAATGCCCAAGTCAACGACCTGCGTGGCAAGTT CGTGAAACCAGCCTTGAAGAAGGTctccaaatatgaaaacaaattcGCCAAGCTCCAAAAGAAGGCCGCCGAATTTAACTTCCGTAATCAACTTAAGGTTGTTAAGAAGAAGGAATTCACATTGGAGGAAGAAGAGAAGGAG AAAAAACCCGACTGGTCTAAGGGCAAACCCGGTGATGCTAAGGTAAAGGAGGAAGTTGAAGTCGATGCCTAA
- the wupA gene encoding troponin I isoform X11 yields MADDEAKKAKQAEIERKRAEVRKRMEEASKAKKAKKGFMTPERKKKLRLLLRKKAAEELKKEQERKAAERRRIIEERCGSPRNLSDASEETLKNLIKQHYDRICKLEDQKYDLEYVVKRKDVEINDLNAQVNDLRGKFVKPALKKVSKYENKFAKLQKKAAEFNFRNQLKVVKKKEFTLEEEEKEKKIKDAQLKSTVKK; encoded by the exons ATGGCTGATGATGAG GCAAAGAAGGCTAAACAGGCCGAGATTGAGCGCAAGCGTGCTGAGGTGCGCAAGCGTATGGAAGAAGCTTCCAAGGCTAAGAAGGCCAAGAAAGGTTTCATGACACCAGAAAGGAAGAAGAAACTTAGG TTGTTGCTCCGTAAGAAAGCCGCTGAGGAGTTGAAGAAGGAACAGGAACGCAAAGCCGCTGAACGTAGACGCATCATTGAAGAGCGTTGTGGTAGCCCCAGAAATCTCAGCGACGCCAGCGAAG AAACACTTAAAAATCTTATCAAGCAACACTATGACAGGATTTGTAAATTGGAGGACCAGAAATATGACCTTGAGTATGTTGTTAAACGCAAGGATGTTGAg ATCAACGATCTCAATGCCCAAGTCAACGACCTGCGTGGCAAGTT CGTGAAACCAGCCTTGAAGAAGGTctccaaatatgaaaacaaattcGCCAAGCTCCAAAAGAAGGCCGCCGAATTTAACTTCCGTAATCAACTTAAGGTTGTTAAGAAGAAGGAATTCACATTGGAGGAAGAAGAGAAGGAG AAAAAGATAAAAGATGCTCAATTAAAATCAACAGTCAAAAAGT AA
- the wupA gene encoding troponin I isoform X8 — protein MADDEAKKAKQAEIERKRAEVRKRMEEASKAKKAKKGFMTPERKKKLRLLLRKKAAEELKKEQERKAAERRRIIEERCGSPRNLSDASEETLKNLIKQHYDRICKLEDQKYDLEYVVKRKDVEINDLNAQVNDLRGKFVKPALKKVSKYENKFAKLQKKAAEFNFRNQLKVVKKKEFTLEEEEKEKKPDWSKGKPGDAKVKEEVEVDA, from the exons ATGGCTGATGATGAG GCAAAGAAGGCTAAACAGGCCGAGATTGAGCGCAAGCGTGCTGAGGTGCGCAAGCGTATGGAAGAAGCTTCCAAGGCTAAGAAGGCCAAGAAAGGTTTCATGACACCAGAAAGGAAGAAGAAACTTAGG TTGTTGCTCCGTAAGAAAGCCGCTGAGGAGTTGAAGAAGGAACAGGAACGCAAAGCCGCTGAACGTAGACGCATCATTGAAGAGCGTTGTGGTAGCCCCAGAAATCTCAGCGACGCCAGCGAAG AAACACTTAAAAATCTTATCAAGCAACACTATGACAGGATTTGTAAATTGGAGGACCAGAAATATGACCTTGAGTATGTTGTTAAACGCAAGGATGTTGAg ATCAACGATCTCAATGCCCAAGTCAACGACCTGCGTGGCAAGTT CGTGAAACCAGCCTTGAAGAAGGTctccaaatatgaaaacaaattcGCCAAGCTCCAAAAGAAGGCCGCCGAATTTAACTTCCGTAATCAACTTAAGGTTGTTAAGAAGAAGGAATTCACATTGGAGGAAGAAGAGAAGGAG AAAAAACCCGACTGGTCTAAGGGCAAACCCGGTGATGCTAAGGTAAAGGAGGAAGTTGAAGTCGATGCCTAA
- the wupA gene encoding troponin I isoform X9, with product MADDEAKKAKQAEIERKRAEVRKRMEEASKAKKAKKGFMTPERKKKLRLLLRKKAAEELKKEQERKAAERRRIIEERCGSPRNLSDASEAELQTICKQYWQRLFNLEGDKFDLEHIEKVKAQEINDLNAQVNDLRGKFVKPALKKVSKYENKFAKLQKKAAEFNFRNQLKVVKKKEFTLEEEEKEKKPDWSKGKPGDAKVKEEVEVDA from the exons ATGGCTGATGATGAG GCAAAGAAGGCTAAACAGGCCGAGATTGAGCGCAAGCGTGCTGAGGTGCGCAAGCGTATGGAAGAAGCTTCCAAGGCTAAGAAGGCCAAGAAAGGTTTCATGACACCAGAAAGGAAGAAGAAACTTAGG TTGTTGCTCCGTAAGAAAGCCGCTGAGGAGTTGAAGAAGGAACAGGAACGCAAAGCCGCTGAACGTAGACGCATCATTGAAGAGCGTTGTGGTAGCCCCAGAAATCTCAGCGACGCCAGCGAAG CCGAACTacaaacaatttgcaaacaataTTGGCAACGTCTTTTCAATTTGGAGGGGGACAAATTTGATTTAGAGCATATAGAAAAAGTCAAAGCACAAGAG ATCAACGATCTCAATGCCCAAGTCAACGACCTGCGTGGCAAGTT CGTGAAACCAGCCTTGAAGAAGGTctccaaatatgaaaacaaattcGCCAAGCTCCAAAAGAAGGCCGCCGAATTTAACTTCCGTAATCAACTTAAGGTTGTTAAGAAGAAGGAATTCACATTGGAGGAAGAAGAGAAGGAG AAAAAACCCGACTGGTCTAAGGGCAAACCCGGTGATGCTAAGGTAAAGGAGGAAGTTGAAGTCGATGCCTAA
- the wupA gene encoding troponin I isoform X4, translated as MADDEKKAAAPAAAAPAPAPAAAPAAAKAAGAAPAAAPAAGAAPAAGAAPAAAAAPAKPAKPLDPKEEAKKAKQAEIERKRAEVRKRMEEASKAKKAKKGFMTPERKKKLRLLLRKKAAEELKKEQERKAAERRRIIEERCGSPRNLSDASEETLKKVVQDYYAKILKLEDQKYDVEYQVARKELEINDLNAQVNDLRGKFVKPALKKVSKYENKFAKLQKKAAEFNFRNQLKVVKKKEFTLEEEEKEKKPDWSKGKPGDAKVKEEVEVDA; from the exons ATGGCTGATGATGAG AAGAAAGCAGCGGCACCCGCAGCCGCCGCACCAGCGCCTGCACCGGCAGCAGCACCAGCGGCCGCAAAAGCCGCGGGAGCTGCTCCCGCTGCCGCACCAGCCGCAGGTGCTGCGCCTGCAGCAGGCGCTGCTCCAGCTGCCGCGGCCGCTCCCGCCAAGCCAGCAAAGCCACTCGATCCCAAAGAAGAG GCAAAGAAGGCTAAACAGGCCGAGATTGAGCGCAAGCGTGCTGAGGTGCGCAAGCGTATGGAAGAAGCTTCCAAGGCTAAGAAGGCCAAGAAAGGTTTCATGACACCAGAAAGGAAGAAGAAACTTAGG TTGTTGCTCCGTAAGAAAGCCGCTGAGGAGTTGAAGAAGGAACAGGAACGCAAAGCCGCTGAACGTAGACGCATCATTGAAGAGCGTTGTGGTAGCCCCAGAAATCTCAGCGACGCCAGCGAAG AAACACTTAAAAAAGTTGTACAGGATTATTATGCTAAAATACTCAAATTGGAGGATCAAAAATATGACGTTGAATATCAGGTTGCCCGAAAGGAATTGGAG ATCAACGATCTCAATGCCCAAGTCAACGACCTGCGTGGCAAGTT CGTGAAACCAGCCTTGAAGAAGGTctccaaatatgaaaacaaattcGCCAAGCTCCAAAAGAAGGCCGCCGAATTTAACTTCCGTAATCAACTTAAGGTTGTTAAGAAGAAGGAATTCACATTGGAGGAAGAAGAGAAGGAG AAAAAACCCGACTGGTCTAAGGGCAAACCCGGTGATGCTAAGGTAAAGGAGGAAGTTGAAGTCGATGCCTAA